In Gossypium arboreum isolate Shixiya-1 unplaced genomic scaffold, ASM2569848v2 Contig00209, whole genome shotgun sequence, one genomic interval encodes:
- the LOC108450913 gene encoding uncharacterized protein LOC108450913, protein MASTNQLCLVLIIFLLVFSLSSLSTSAIILKANVSLSIPSSQLVENLCNGKAIQNRRFCLKALSTPKVIAATDTTQLGTLIMQLGAANAKATLNVYNEIIKKPGSPQALEALNCCIEAEKYAILSFEMVSSKLVEDPQTANYDVAVIGPEIANCEKELINAKVQAPRLLAGN, encoded by the coding sequence ATGGCTTCTACAAATCAATTATGCttagttttaattattttcttattagtctTTTCGCTTTCTTCCTTGTCAACAAGTGCAATTATTCTAAAGGCTAATGTTTCCCTTTCGATACCTTCATCACAACTAGTAGAAAATTTATGCAACGGCAAGGCAATTCAAAATCGCAGGTTTTGCTTGAAAGCACTTTCCACCCCCAAAGTTATTGCGGCAACGGATACAACCCAATTAGGAACCCTCATTATGCAATTAGGAGCAGCAAATGCCAAAGCAACGTTGAATGtatataatgaaataattaagaaaccAGGTTCTCCCCAGGCATTGGAAGCCCTTAATTGTTGCATTGAGGCAGAGAAATACGCAATCTTATCATTTGAAATGGTATCTTCCAAATTGGTTGAAGATCCCCAAACCGCAAACTATGATGTAGCTGTTATAGGCCCCGAAATTGCTAATTGTGAAAAGGAACTAATTAACGCAAAGGTTCAAGCACCTCGACTCCTTGCTGGGAATTGA
- the LOC108450915 gene encoding uncharacterized protein LOC108450915, with protein sequence MAPPNQLCLVLVIFLSVFSLSSLSTSAIFPKANVSLSIPSSQLVENFCNGKAIQNRRFCLKALSTPEVIAAMDTTQLGTLIMKLGAANAKATLNVYNEIIKKPGSPQSLKALNCCVEAYKYAILSFEMVSSELVEDPQTANYDVAVIGPEIANCEKELINAKVQSPRLLAGNRFIKYYVSMGYEITSTLELENPNEY encoded by the coding sequence ATGGCTCCTCCAAATCAATTATGCTTAGTTTTAGTTATTTTTTTATCAGTTTTTTCGCTTTCTTCTTTGTCAACAAGTGCAATTTTTCCAAAGGCTAATGTTTCCCTTTCGATACCTTCATCGCAACTAGTAGAAAATTTCTGCAACGGCAAGGCAATTCAAAACCGCAGGTTTTGCCTGAAAGCACTTTCCACTCCCGAAGTTATTGCGGCAATGGATACAACCCAATTAGGAACCCTCATTATGAAATTAGGAGCAGCAAATGCCAAAGCAACGTTGAATGtatataatgaaataattaagaaaccAGGTTCTCCCCAGTCTTTGAAAGCCCTTAATTGTTGCGTTGAGGCATACAAATACGCAATCTTATCATTTGAAATGGTATCTTCAGAATTGGTTGAAGATCCCCAAACCGCAAACTATGATGTAGCAGTTATAGGTCCCGAAATTGCTAATTGTGAAAAGGAACTGATTAACGCAAAGGTTCAATCACCTCGACTCCTTGCTGGGAAtcgatttataaaatattatgtcTCAATGGGATATGAGATAACATCAACTCTAGAGCTTGAAAATCCAAATGAGTATTAG
- the LOC108450914 gene encoding uncharacterized protein LOC108450914: MPPLNQLCLVLVIFLLVFSLPSLSTSAIIPKANVSLSIPSSQLVENLCNDKAIQNRRFCLKALSTPEVIVAMDTTQLGTLIMKLGAANAKATLNVYNEIIKKLGFPQALKALNCCVKAYKYAILSFEMVSSELVEDPQTSNYDVAVIGPEIANCEKELINAKVQAPRLLAGNRFMKYYVSMGYEITSTLELENPNEY, from the coding sequence ATGCCTCCTCTAAATCAATTATGCTTAGTTTtagttattttcttattagtctTTTCACTTCCTTCTTTGTCAACAAGTGCAATTATTCCAAAGGCTAATGTTTCCCTTTCGATACCTTCATCGCAACTAGTAGAAAATTTATGCAACGACAAGGCAATTCAAAATCGCAGATTTTGCTTGAAAGCACTTTCCACTCCCGAAGTTATTGTGGCAATGGATACAACCCAATTAGGAACCCTCATTATGAAATTAGGAGCAGCAAATGCCAAAGCAACGTTGAATGtatataatgaaataattaagaaactAGGTTTTCCCCAAGCTTTGAAAGCCCTTAATTGTTGCGTTAAGGCATACAAATACGCAATCTTATCATTTGAAATGGTATCTTCAGAATTGGTTGAAGATCCCCAAACCTCAAACTATGATGTAGCTGTTATAGGTCCCGAAATTGCTAATTGTGAAAAGGAACTGATTAATGCAAAGGTTCAAGCACCCCGGCTCCTTGCTGGGAATCGATTTATGAAATATTATGTCTCAATGGGATATGAGATAACATCAACTCTGGAGCTTGAAAATCCAAATGAGTATTAG